A stretch of Halomonas elongata DSM 2581 DNA encodes these proteins:
- a CDS encoding macro domain-containing protein: MQTPAPFIECCQGDIARQDDMDAVVNAANAALRSGGGVAGALHRAAGPALADACRPLAPIQPGQAVITEAFKLPNRYVIHCLGPVYGVDEPSDTLLADCYRNALHLAQQHGIARLAFPALSTGAFGYPASEAARIALSTVLATLPDCPAVRQVRFVLFDDASRALHQQWLDALVGD, encoded by the coding sequence ATGCAGACTCCCGCCCCCTTCATCGAATGCTGTCAGGGCGACATCGCACGTCAGGACGACATGGATGCCGTGGTCAACGCCGCCAATGCGGCCCTGCGCAGCGGCGGCGGCGTTGCGGGCGCCCTGCATCGCGCTGCCGGCCCGGCTCTCGCCGATGCCTGCCGCCCCCTGGCGCCGATCCAGCCCGGCCAGGCGGTGATCACCGAGGCCTTCAAACTCCCCAACCGCTATGTCATCCACTGCCTGGGGCCGGTCTACGGCGTCGACGAGCCATCCGACACCCTGCTCGCCGACTGCTACCGCAATGCCCTGCATCTGGCCCAGCAGCATGGCATCGCACGCCTGGCCTTCCCGGCACTGTCCACCGGCGCCTTCGGTTATCCCGCTTCCGAAGCGGCGCGCATCGCCCTGTCCACGGTGCTCGCCACCCTGCCCGACTGCCCGGCCGTACGCCAGGTTCGCTTCGTGCTGTTCGACGACGCCAGCCGTGCGCTGCATCAACAGTGGCTCGACGCCCTGGTCGGCGACTAG
- a CDS encoding TRAP transporter large permease yields the protein MSPDLWMLLAFAGLLIAGVPVAFSLGLSGAVGIVAGLSPSMLSTLGTNTYNSVAKYPLIAIPLFILTGLIFERAGVAARLVRFAQALIGPRHGGLALVAVLVCMIMGGMSGSGPADAAAVAMVMLPSMTRAGYPRPFSATLIAASASTAILIPPSVALILYSIVVPGVDLRALFAAGLFPGMLAGAALLVPAWWLARRYRWEAPENVERPPLAESFRQAIPALFAPILILGGLRSGLFTPTEAAVVAVAYGVVVGLWLTRELGWRDLWELFGEAAVISGVVMLIIALAGIFAWAGTMLGTFRHMAEWVIGLSDNGVLLLALIMLAVLVAGMLLDAISIYLILMPILIPVMQHFDWNPVWFGILLAMNIAIGQFTPPVAVNLMVTTEVARVRLEQTIGWAMVFVLAMAVALALVVVFPGIALWLPGVLGYNV from the coding sequence ATGAGTCCTGATCTCTGGATGCTGCTGGCCTTTGCCGGCCTGCTGATTGCCGGCGTGCCGGTGGCCTTCTCATTGGGCCTGTCCGGCGCGGTGGGTATCGTCGCCGGGCTTTCTCCCTCGATGCTGTCGACGCTGGGCACCAACACCTACAACAGTGTTGCCAAGTATCCCCTGATCGCCATTCCGCTGTTCATTCTCACCGGGCTGATCTTCGAGCGCGCCGGGGTGGCGGCGCGTCTGGTGCGCTTCGCCCAGGCGCTGATCGGCCCGCGCCACGGCGGGCTGGCGCTGGTGGCGGTGCTGGTGTGCATGATCATGGGCGGCATGAGTGGCTCGGGGCCCGCCGATGCGGCGGCCGTGGCCATGGTGATGCTGCCCAGCATGACCCGGGCCGGCTATCCGCGGCCCTTCTCGGCGACGCTGATCGCCGCCTCGGCTTCCACGGCCATCCTGATCCCGCCTTCGGTGGCCTTGATCCTGTACTCCATCGTGGTGCCGGGGGTGGACCTGCGCGCCTTGTTTGCTGCCGGGCTGTTCCCTGGGATGCTGGCCGGGGCGGCGTTGCTGGTGCCGGCCTGGTGGCTGGCGCGTCGTTATCGCTGGGAGGCACCGGAGAATGTCGAGCGCCCGCCGCTTGCCGAGAGCTTTCGTCAGGCCATTCCGGCCCTGTTCGCGCCGATACTGATCCTGGGCGGCCTGCGCAGCGGTCTCTTCACGCCCACCGAAGCGGCAGTGGTGGCGGTCGCCTACGGCGTGGTGGTCGGGCTCTGGTTGACCCGCGAACTCGGCTGGCGCGACCTCTGGGAACTGTTCGGTGAAGCGGCGGTGATCTCCGGGGTGGTGATGCTGATCATCGCCCTGGCCGGAATCTTCGCCTGGGCCGGTACCATGCTGGGGACCTTCCGCCACATGGCGGAATGGGTGATCGGCCTGTCCGACAACGGTGTCCTGCTGCTGGCGCTGATCATGCTGGCGGTGCTGGTGGCCGGAATGCTGCTGGATGCCATCTCGATCTACCTGATCCTGATGCCGATCCTGATACCGGTCATGCAGCATTTCGACTGGAATCCGGTGTGGTTCGGCATCCTGCTGGCCATGAATATCGCCATCGGCCAGTTCACGCCGCCGGTGGCGGTCAATCTGATGGTGACCACCGAGGTGGCCCGAGTGCGTCTGGAGCAGACCATCGGCTGGGCGATGGTCTTCGTTCTCGCTATGGCGGTCGCCCTGGCACTGGTGGTGGTTTTCCCGGGCATTGCGCTGTGGTTGCCGGGCGTACTCGGCTATAACGTCTAG
- a CDS encoding TRAP transporter small permease produces MKRPDARLERVLATLAILIIGLISLANVVVRYVTDASFAFTEEFSVFLLVLLTFAGASVALRRHRHIRIGLLERALPPAARRVLILFQGLCGLIVLGLIAWFGAKLAWQEYQWETLSPGLGLPQWWYLVWLPLLAVLMLWRQCQQTFERLRGGLDDES; encoded by the coding sequence ATGAAACGTCCTGATGCAAGACTCGAGCGTGTGCTCGCGACCCTGGCCATTCTGATCATTGGCTTGATCAGCCTGGCCAATGTGGTGGTGCGTTATGTCACCGACGCCTCCTTTGCCTTTACCGAGGAATTTTCGGTCTTTCTACTGGTGCTGTTGACCTTCGCTGGCGCCTCGGTGGCCCTGCGTCGCCATCGCCATATTCGCATCGGCCTGCTGGAGCGGGCCTTGCCGCCCGCGGCGCGGCGTGTCCTGATCCTCTTCCAGGGGCTCTGCGGCCTCATCGTGCTGGGGCTGATCGCCTGGTTCGGTGCCAAGCTGGCCTGGCAGGAGTATCAGTGGGAGACGCTTTCACCGGGGCTCGGGTTGCCCCAGTGGTGGTATCTGGTCTGGTTGCCGCTGCTGGCCGTGCTGATGCTGTGGCGGCAGTGCCAGCAGACTTTCGAGCGCCTGCGCGGAGGGCTCGACGATGAGTCCTGA
- a CDS encoding DctP family TRAP transporter solute-binding subunit: MPTTRPLSRFVATLAGAALLTSALTAQARELSVSTVLSDAFPWGQAAQKWAELVEERSDGELTLRVYPNAQLVSGDQTQEFSAMRSGLIDLAVGSTINWSPQVPALNLFSLPFLLPDAEAVDAVTGGETGEMIFSAIEEKGVVPLAWGENGFRQLSNSSGTIDEPADLEGLKIRVVGSPLFQDTFTALGANPTQMSWADAKPALTTGAVDGQENPLSVFDVARIDQVGQTHLTLWNYMNDPLVFAANRQVWGSLSESQREMLRETAVEAGAWEIAKTREEEAARLEAIRERGVNVTELSEAQHQAFVEATESVHDKWVPRIGEEIVEAARRDIDASE, translated from the coding sequence ATGCCAACGACCCGCCCCCTTTCACGATTCGTCGCCACCCTGGCTGGCGCCGCCCTCCTGACCTCGGCATTGACCGCCCAGGCCCGGGAGCTTTCCGTTTCCACCGTGTTGTCCGACGCCTTTCCCTGGGGACAGGCCGCGCAGAAATGGGCCGAGCTGGTGGAAGAACGCTCCGACGGCGAACTGACGCTGCGCGTCTATCCCAATGCCCAACTGGTCAGCGGTGACCAGACCCAGGAGTTCTCTGCCATGCGCTCCGGGTTGATCGACCTGGCGGTCGGCTCGACCATCAACTGGTCGCCCCAGGTGCCGGCGCTCAACCTGTTCTCGTTGCCCTTCCTGCTGCCCGATGCAGAGGCCGTCGATGCGGTGACCGGCGGCGAAACCGGCGAGATGATCTTCTCCGCCATCGAGGAAAAGGGCGTGGTACCGCTCGCCTGGGGCGAGAACGGCTTCCGTCAGCTTTCCAACTCCAGCGGTACCATCGACGAGCCGGCCGATCTCGAGGGGCTCAAGATCCGTGTGGTGGGCTCGCCGCTGTTCCAGGACACCTTCACCGCCCTGGGGGCCAATCCGACCCAGATGAGCTGGGCCGATGCCAAGCCGGCATTGACCACCGGGGCGGTGGATGGCCAGGAAAATCCCCTGTCGGTATTCGATGTGGCGCGCATCGACCAGGTGGGGCAGACGCACCTGACCCTGTGGAACTACATGAACGACCCGCTGGTGTTCGCCGCCAACCGCCAGGTGTGGGGTTCGCTCTCCGAGTCGCAGCGCGAGATGCTGCGCGAGACGGCCGTCGAGGCCGGAGCCTGGGAGATCGCCAAGACGCGTGAGGAAGAGGCCGCGCGGCTGGAGGCGATCCGTGAGCGCGGGGTGAATGTCACCGAGCTGTCCGAAGCGCAGCACCAGGCCTTCGTCGAGGCTACCGAGAGCGTCCATGACAAGTGGGTGCCGCGTATCGGCGAGGAGATCGTGGAGGCGGCCCGCCGCGATATCGACGCGTCCGAATGA
- a CDS encoding outer membrane protein OmpK has protein sequence MMLNKTRLVLATAAASMCLAQGANAAQYSTTKVEALYGWNYESQAGAGFPIDNEEHAILTLANATGWTYGDSFFFVDVTNLDHGSEGEDDYGSVHAEWNLRGNIGELSGHDLSIGPVSDFYVTGQLDIDRNSSVRKTTHMAGLSADLQIPGFQFFKLFAMYRNDESSAARGSSEQYTAAWNLPFTLGGADFSFEGFIDYITEEGDLEAQLLTQPQLVWHATEHLGIGMEYQHWENKFGLEDTDESFPQAMVRWTF, from the coding sequence ATGATGCTCAACAAGACACGACTCGTCCTGGCCACCGCCGCCGCTTCGATGTGCCTGGCTCAGGGCGCCAATGCCGCCCAATACAGCACCACCAAGGTGGAAGCGTTGTATGGCTGGAATTACGAGAGTCAGGCCGGAGCCGGTTTTCCCATCGACAACGAGGAACACGCCATTCTGACCCTGGCCAACGCCACGGGCTGGACCTATGGCGACAGCTTCTTCTTCGTCGATGTCACCAACCTGGATCATGGCAGCGAGGGCGAGGACGACTACGGCAGCGTGCACGCCGAGTGGAACCTGCGCGGCAACATCGGTGAGCTCAGTGGCCACGACCTGTCCATCGGGCCGGTCAGCGACTTCTATGTCACCGGGCAACTGGACATCGATCGCAACTCCTCGGTACGCAAGACCACCCATATGGCCGGCCTGTCCGCCGACCTGCAGATACCGGGCTTCCAGTTCTTCAAGCTCTTTGCCATGTATCGCAACGACGAGAGCAGCGCGGCCCGCGGCAGTTCCGAGCAGTACACGGCGGCGTGGAACCTGCCCTTCACGCTGGGCGGCGCCGACTTCAGCTTCGAGGGCTTCATCGACTACATCACCGAGGAAGGCGACCTGGAAGCCCAGTTGCTGACCCAGCCGCAACTGGTCTGGCACGCCACCGAGCATCTCGGCATCGGCATGGAATATCAGCACTGGGAAAACAAGTTCGGCCTGGAGGACACCGACGAGTCCTTTCCACAGGCCATGGTTCGCTGGACCTTCTAG
- a CDS encoding DMT family transporter: MPLRDLSIGLGVIVIWALNIIVIKVGVADMPPLLLTTLRFALVALLLVPFHPVARHQLPFLALLSLTFGTLHFALLFIGLGQAEAGTGALLVQMGTPFATLLAVIVLKERLGFRRLTGLILSFAGIMVLAGGPTLPAPLPTALLLTSALGWAISQLLIKRGPNVPPLALAGWVALFAIPQVALGSWWLERDQLAALGDAGWIGWGAVFYTAVMSSIVAYGAWYGLLRRHPVNRVVPLTLLVPVLAVGLGVLLLGDSLGPHKLIGGGLVIVGIGLIVLRFRKRGGTPRRAS, translated from the coding sequence GTGCCACTTCGCGACCTGTCCATCGGCCTGGGTGTCATCGTCATCTGGGCGCTGAACATCATCGTCATCAAGGTCGGCGTGGCCGACATGCCACCCCTGCTGCTGACCACGCTGCGCTTTGCCCTGGTGGCCCTGCTGCTCGTGCCCTTTCATCCGGTCGCCCGCCACCAGCTGCCCTTTCTGGCCTTGCTGTCGCTGACCTTCGGCACGCTGCACTTCGCCCTGCTGTTCATCGGCCTCGGTCAGGCCGAAGCGGGAACCGGCGCCCTGCTGGTACAGATGGGCACGCCCTTCGCCACCCTGCTGGCGGTGATCGTGCTCAAGGAGCGCCTGGGGTTCCGCCGCCTGACGGGCCTGATCCTCTCCTTCGCCGGCATCATGGTGCTGGCCGGCGGCCCGACATTGCCCGCCCCGCTGCCCACCGCCCTGCTGCTCACCAGTGCTCTCGGCTGGGCCATCTCGCAGTTGCTGATCAAGCGCGGGCCCAATGTGCCGCCCCTGGCACTGGCCGGCTGGGTGGCCCTGTTCGCCATCCCACAGGTCGCGCTGGGGTCATGGTGGCTCGAACGGGACCAACTGGCAGCGCTCGGTGACGCCGGCTGGATCGGCTGGGGGGCAGTCTTCTACACGGCGGTGATGTCCTCGATCGTCGCCTATGGCGCCTGGTATGGCTTGCTGCGCCGTCACCCCGTCAATCGCGTGGTGCCGTTGACGCTGCTGGTTCCGGTACTCGCGGTGGGGCTCGGCGTCTTGCTGCTCGGCGATTCACTGGGCCCCCACAAGCTGATCGGGGGCGGCCTGGTGATCGTCGGCATCGGCTTGATCGTGCTGCGCTTCAGGAAACGGGGTGGCACGCCGCGTCGAGCGTCGTGA
- a CDS encoding L-threonylcarbamoyladenylate synthase, which translates to MSQFFQIHPENPQKRLIDQAVRIIRDGGVIAYPTDSGYALGCHLGDKKAIERIKWLRSLDDKHNFTLVCSDLSEIGTYAKVDNAVFRLLKAHTPGAYTFILQATSEVPRLLLHPKRRSIGVRVPDHPIPRALLAELGEPLMSVTLIPVGEEQPMTEAEEIRERFGAHLDLVIDGGACHLEPTSVIDLRELPPQIVREGRGDIAPFQE; encoded by the coding sequence ATGAGCCAGTTCTTCCAGATTCATCCCGAAAATCCCCAGAAGCGACTCATCGATCAGGCGGTCCGTATCATCCGCGATGGCGGCGTGATCGCCTATCCCACCGACTCGGGTTATGCCCTGGGCTGCCATCTCGGCGACAAGAAGGCCATCGAGCGCATCAAGTGGTTGCGTTCCCTCGATGACAAGCACAACTTCACCCTGGTGTGCTCGGACCTGTCCGAGATCGGCACCTACGCCAAGGTGGACAACGCCGTCTTTCGCCTGCTCAAGGCGCATACGCCCGGCGCCTATACCTTCATCCTCCAGGCCACCAGCGAGGTGCCGCGGCTGTTGCTGCATCCCAAGCGTCGCTCCATCGGCGTGCGTGTGCCGGACCATCCGATTCCCCGGGCGCTGCTCGCCGAGCTGGGTGAACCCTTGATGAGCGTGACGCTGATCCCGGTGGGGGAAGAGCAGCCGATGACCGAGGCCGAGGAAATCCGCGAGCGCTTCGGCGCGCACCTGGATCTGGTCATCGATGGCGGCGCCTGTCACCTGGAACCGACCAGCGTCATCGATCTGCGCGAACTTCCGCCGCAGATCGTCCGCGAGGGACGCGGGGATATCGCTCCCTTCCAGGAATAA
- a CDS encoding PHP domain-containing protein: MPMNALPERFEGEALSIDLHMHSTASDGALSPEALVEACAARGLTHMALTDHDTVAGVERARAAGERHGVVVLPGTELSCQWRGLNIHVVGLLPAGVQGELAVGLEHQAEARERRAVQIAARMERIGLANALERAREQAGSDRPLGRPDFARALVAAELVPDMATAFRRHLGNGKAGDIKAHWPPLSTVVAWVLDAGGVAALAHPLRYGLTRRKRGQLLDDFHAAGGQASELVSGFQNPDVTRDLARQLDERGLLASLGSDFHFPGGHLAPGSMTAVPRTAVAPVWTHPRLAATFGRSMPAA; encoded by the coding sequence ATGCCAATGAATGCACTTCCCGAGCGTTTCGAGGGCGAAGCGCTCTCCATCGACCTTCACATGCACTCCACCGCGTCCGATGGGGCCCTGTCGCCCGAGGCGCTGGTCGAGGCGTGCGCGGCGCGTGGGCTGACCCACATGGCATTGACCGACCACGATACCGTCGCCGGTGTCGAACGGGCGCGTGCTGCCGGCGAGCGTCACGGCGTGGTGGTGCTGCCCGGCACCGAGCTGTCCTGCCAATGGCGGGGCCTCAACATCCATGTGGTGGGGTTGCTGCCGGCGGGCGTTCAGGGCGAGCTTGCCGTGGGACTGGAGCATCAGGCCGAGGCGCGCGAGCGCCGTGCCGTGCAGATCGCCGCGCGCATGGAACGGATCGGCCTGGCGAACGCCCTCGAGCGAGCCCGGGAACAGGCTGGCTCGGATCGCCCCCTGGGCCGCCCGGACTTCGCGCGGGCGCTGGTGGCGGCGGAGCTGGTCCCCGATATGGCCACTGCCTTTCGTCGTCATCTGGGCAACGGCAAGGCGGGGGACATCAAGGCCCATTGGCCGCCGCTTTCCACGGTCGTGGCCTGGGTGCTCGATGCCGGCGGCGTGGCGGCGCTGGCGCATCCGCTGCGTTACGGCCTGACCCGTCGCAAGCGCGGGCAACTGCTCGACGACTTCCATGCCGCCGGAGGCCAGGCCTCCGAGCTGGTCAGCGGCTTCCAGAATCCCGATGTCACGCGCGACCTGGCGCGCCAACTGGACGAGCGGGGCCTGCTGGCCTCGCTCGGCAGCGACTTCCACTTCCCCGGCGGCCACCTGGCACCGGGCAGCATGACAGCGGTGCCGCGTACGGCGGTGGCACCGGTCTGGACCCATCCTCGTCTCGCGGCCACGTTCGGCCGCTCCATGCCGGCGGCCTGA
- a CDS encoding YciI family protein: MLYAIISEDVNDSLERRLAARPDHLARLEALRDEGRLVLAGPHPAIDSESPGDAGFSGSLVIAEFDDLESAQAWADADPFVIAGVYARVTVKPFKRVLP, encoded by the coding sequence ATGCTCTACGCCATCATCAGTGAAGATGTGAATGACAGCCTGGAGCGGCGCCTGGCCGCACGTCCCGACCACCTGGCCCGCCTCGAGGCGCTGCGCGACGAGGGTCGCCTGGTGCTGGCCGGCCCGCACCCCGCCATCGACAGCGAGTCGCCGGGCGACGCGGGTTTCAGCGGCAGCCTGGTGATCGCCGAGTTCGACGACCTGGAAAGTGCACAGGCCTGGGCCGACGCCGACCCCTTCGTCATCGCCGGCGTCTACGCCAGGGTCACCGTGAAGCCCTTCAAGCGGGTGCTGCCCTGA
- the mnmC gene encoding bifunctional tRNA (5-methylaminomethyl-2-thiouridine)(34)-methyltransferase MnmD/FAD-dependent 5-carboxymethylaminomethyl-2-thiouridine(34) oxidoreductase MnmC — protein sequence MPPAHDPLPPLAGLTRAHLDWRPDDGGEDTPHSSEFDDVYFSRHDGRAETEHVFLDANRLPERFQDWTEDRPFVIGETGFGTGLNMLCAWACFDAHAPARARLHLVSTELYPLDRRDLARALAAWPDLADRAAVLLAQWPEPVSGVHRLWLDARVTLDLHFGDTAERLRWLDGRVDAWFLDGFAPARNPDMWQPALFAAMAARSRPGATFATFTCAGVVKRGLAAAGFAWRKVPGFGRKREMLAGEIATPPADERRRATPWFTPPAPCPRRRVAVIGGGIAGTSVAAALARRGVAVTLIDREGPGAGASGNRQGVLYVKLAAETNDQSRCYLAGLLHSRRWLDALDPDGSLWQPCGVLQLATTPREAKRQTAFLANHPLPDSVVRGVSSEQASQLADIPIENGGLEYPLAGWVRPDALCRRLAATPGVTLLRAEVDDITATPEGWRLSMTTDQGPDEFDADQVVIATASLANRFTQTADLPLQPVRGQVSSLTLPENAPAPSRVICAGGYVAPPREGRLTFGATFRPNETDTRVSDADHRANRDELTRTLPGYAAALEGSGAPLDTAAFDGRAAVRAASPDKTPYAGPVPDAAAWRQAYALLAKDATRIPDLAGQHHPGLWISAAHGSRGLASAPLCAEVIASRICDEPMPLEAPLVDHLHPGRRLIRELIRGG from the coding sequence TTGCCCCCCGCCCATGATCCGTTGCCGCCGCTCGCCGGCCTGACCCGGGCCCACCTCGACTGGCGACCCGACGACGGCGGGGAAGACACGCCGCACTCGAGCGAATTCGACGATGTCTATTTCTCGCGCCATGACGGACGCGCCGAGACCGAGCACGTCTTCCTCGACGCCAACCGCCTGCCCGAGCGTTTCCAGGACTGGACGGAAGACCGTCCATTCGTCATCGGCGAGACCGGCTTCGGCACCGGGCTGAACATGCTGTGTGCCTGGGCCTGTTTCGATGCCCATGCGCCCGCCCGCGCCAGGCTGCACCTGGTCTCCACGGAGCTCTACCCGCTCGACCGTCGTGACCTGGCCAGGGCTCTGGCCGCCTGGCCCGACCTTGCCGACCGCGCGGCGGTGCTGCTGGCCCAGTGGCCCGAGCCGGTCAGCGGCGTGCACCGCCTGTGGCTCGACGCTCGCGTGACCCTGGACCTGCACTTCGGCGACACGGCCGAGCGCCTGCGATGGCTCGACGGCCGAGTCGATGCCTGGTTCCTCGATGGCTTCGCCCCTGCCCGCAATCCCGACATGTGGCAGCCGGCGCTGTTCGCCGCCATGGCGGCGCGCTCGCGCCCCGGTGCTACCTTCGCCACCTTCACCTGTGCCGGTGTGGTCAAGCGCGGCCTCGCGGCCGCCGGTTTCGCCTGGCGCAAGGTGCCCGGCTTCGGTCGCAAGCGCGAGATGCTCGCCGGCGAGATCGCCACGCCTCCGGCGGACGAACGTCGTCGTGCCACGCCCTGGTTCACACCGCCCGCCCCTTGCCCGAGGCGGCGAGTGGCGGTCATCGGCGGCGGCATCGCCGGCACCAGCGTGGCCGCCGCCCTGGCCCGGCGCGGCGTGGCGGTGACGCTGATCGACCGCGAAGGCCCCGGTGCCGGTGCCTCCGGCAATCGCCAGGGCGTGCTCTACGTCAAGCTCGCCGCCGAGACCAACGACCAGAGTCGCTGCTATCTGGCCGGCCTGCTGCACAGCCGACGCTGGCTCGATGCACTCGACCCCGATGGCAGCCTGTGGCAACCCTGCGGCGTACTGCAGCTTGCCACCACCCCGCGCGAGGCGAAGCGCCAGACCGCCTTCCTCGCCAACCATCCGCTGCCCGACAGCGTGGTGCGCGGCGTGTCCTCGGAGCAGGCCAGCCAGCTCGCCGACATCCCGATCGAGAATGGCGGCCTCGAGTACCCGCTTGCCGGCTGGGTGCGGCCGGATGCGCTGTGTCGACGACTCGCCGCCACGCCCGGCGTGACCTTACTGCGCGCCGAGGTCGACGACATCACCGCCACGCCCGAGGGATGGCGGCTGTCGATGACGACCGACCAAGGGCCAGACGAGTTCGATGCCGATCAGGTGGTGATCGCCACGGCTAGCCTGGCCAACCGTTTCACCCAGACCGCCGACCTGCCACTCCAGCCGGTGCGCGGCCAGGTCTCGAGCCTGACGCTGCCCGAGAACGCCCCCGCACCGAGCCGGGTGATCTGCGCGGGCGGCTATGTGGCACCGCCCCGGGAGGGCCGGCTGACCTTCGGCGCCACCTTCCGCCCCAACGAGACGGATACCCGGGTGAGCGACGCCGACCACCGGGCCAACCGCGACGAACTGACCCGCACCCTCCCCGGCTATGCCGCGGCCCTGGAAGGATCGGGAGCACCGCTCGACACGGCGGCATTCGACGGGCGCGCTGCGGTGCGCGCGGCGAGTCCGGACAAGACACCCTACGCCGGTCCCGTCCCGGACGCCGCCGCCTGGCGCCAGGCCTATGCGCTGCTGGCCAAGGACGCCACCCGGATTCCCGACCTCGCCGGACAGCATCATCCGGGGTTGTGGATCAGTGCCGCCCATGGCTCCCGAGGACTGGCCAGCGCCCCGCTATGCGCCGAGGTCATCGCCTCGCGCATCTGCGACGAACCGATGCCCCTGGAAGCGCCCCTGGTCGACCACCTGCATCCGGGACGACGACTGATCCGCGAGCTGATTCGCGGCGGCTGA
- a CDS encoding response regulator — MMRVLIVEDDPMVMRLNVEYLNRLDDMQLVAQCDGVPAAIDVLEREAVDLVLLDIYLRNRSGLEVVRYLQRNGRDVEVVLITAAAETAMVRTARRLGVSDYLVKPFTFERFRDALLACRQARDALAELPSQVAQRDIDRLFQPAQPSAPRRAGDLPKGLTVPTLTRVARAILELDDDAFTTEALLPATGMSRVSVRKYLKYLTDIELLDESFHYGQVGRPSFTYRCLDRRSLGRLADN; from the coding sequence ATGATGCGCGTGCTGATCGTCGAGGATGACCCCATGGTCATGCGCCTCAATGTCGAGTACCTCAATCGACTGGACGACATGCAACTGGTCGCCCAGTGCGATGGCGTGCCGGCGGCGATCGATGTGCTCGAGCGCGAGGCGGTTGACCTCGTGTTGCTCGACATCTACCTGCGCAATCGCAGCGGCCTCGAGGTCGTCCGGTATCTGCAGCGCAACGGACGCGATGTCGAGGTGGTGCTGATCACCGCCGCCGCCGAGACCGCAATGGTGCGCACCGCGCGACGCCTGGGGGTCAGCGACTATCTGGTCAAGCCATTCACCTTCGAGCGCTTCCGCGATGCTCTGCTGGCCTGCCGACAGGCACGCGACGCCCTGGCCGAACTGCCGAGCCAGGTGGCCCAGCGCGATATTGATCGGTTGTTCCAGCCGGCTCAGCCTTCCGCGCCGCGTCGGGCAGGCGATCTGCCCAAGGGACTGACCGTGCCGACCCTGACGCGAGTGGCGAGGGCGATCCTCGAACTCGATGACGACGCCTTCACCACCGAGGCCTTGCTGCCGGCCACCGGCATGTCGCGGGTCTCGGTGCGCAAGTATCTCAAGTACCTGACCGACATCGAGTTGCTCGACGAATCCTTCCACTACGGTCAGGTGGGGCGGCCTTCCTTCACTTATCGGTGTCTCGACCGGCGCTCGTTGGGGAGGCTGGCCGATAACTAA